From Peptoanaerobacter stomatis, one genomic window encodes:
- the floA gene encoding flotillin-like protein FloA (flotillin-like protein involved in membrane lipid rafts): MPNIISVIFAVIALIVIVMFLNMFPIGLWITAMFSGVNVSIMTLIGMRFRRVRPSRIVDPMIKATKAGLKLSIDKLEAHYLAGGDVNGVVDALIAAQRANIDLEFEQAAAIDLAGRDVLEAVQVSVNPKVIETPIISAVAKDGIEVKVKARVTVRANIERLVGGAGEETIIARVGEGVVTTVGSSITHKEVLENPDKISKTVLEKGLDSGTAFEILSIDIADVDVGRNIGAQLQTDQAEADKKIAQAKAEERRAMAIAQEQEMKAKVVEMKAKVVESESKVPLAIAQAFENGKLGVMDYYNMKNIMADTSMRESISQSSHTTLKKEDK, translated from the coding sequence ATGCCTAATATTATATCAGTTATATTTGCTGTTATCGCACTTATAGTAATAGTTATGTTTTTAAATATGTTTCCAATAGGACTATGGATAACAGCGATGTTTTCAGGAGTTAATGTATCTATAATGACACTTATAGGTATGAGATTTCGTAGAGTAAGACCGTCAAGGATAGTAGATCCTATGATAAAAGCCACAAAAGCAGGTTTAAAATTATCAATAGATAAACTTGAAGCGCACTATCTTGCAGGTGGAGATGTAAATGGAGTTGTAGATGCACTTATAGCGGCACAAAGAGCAAATATAGATTTGGAATTTGAACAAGCGGCAGCAATAGACCTTGCAGGTAGAGATGTACTTGAGGCTGTACAAGTGTCAGTTAACCCGAAAGTTATAGAAACACCAATAATATCAGCAGTAGCAAAAGACGGTATAGAAGTAAAAGTAAAAGCAAGAGTTACAGTACGTGCAAATATTGAAAGACTTGTCGGCGGTGCAGGAGAAGAAACAATCATAGCAAGAGTCGGAGAAGGTGTTGTAACAACAGTAGGTAGTTCCATAACACATAAAGAAGTTTTGGAAAATCCGGATAAAATTTCAAAAACAGTACTTGAAAAAGGACTTGATTCAGGAACTGCATTTGAGATATTGTCAATAGATATAGCAGACGTCGATGTAGGTAGAAATATAGGTGCACAACTACAGACAGATCAGGCTGAAGCGGATAAAAAAATTGCACAAGCAAAGGCGGAAGAAAGAAGAGCTATGGCTATTGCACAAGAACAGGAGATGAAAGCAAAAGTTGTAGAAATGAAAGCGAAAGTTGTAGAATCAGAATCAAAAGTACCTCTTGCAATAGCACAAGCATTTGAAAACGGTAAGTTAGGAGTTATGGATTACTATAATATGAAAAATATTATGGCAGATACATCTATGAGAGAATCTATATCACAGTCTTCTCATACGACATTAAAAAAAGAGGATAAATAG
- a CDS encoding NfeD family protein encodes MGEKLLFLGVALMLIEAFIPGFGVFGVSGILAFIVGIVFVSPNIYYAIAIIAVVVGIFAIIFALIAKKIPKGSLYKTLFLKTNLNNEEGFLSSKDNNRHLGEVMIVDTFLRPSGKVKKDDNVYDAMSEGEFIEKNEKVKVVGNKGYILIVKKLEGE; translated from the coding sequence GTGGGAGAAAAATTATTATTTTTAGGAGTTGCATTAATGCTCATTGAAGCTTTTATACCTGGGTTTGGAGTGTTTGGAGTATCAGGTATTTTGGCATTTATAGTCGGTATAGTCTTTGTATCTCCTAACATATATTATGCGATTGCAATAATAGCTGTGGTTGTTGGAATATTTGCTATCATTTTTGCATTAATAGCAAAAAAAATTCCCAAGGGGAGTTTGTATAAGACATTATTTTTAAAGACAAATTTGAACAACGAAGAAGGTTTTCTATCATCAAAAGACAACAATAGACACCTTGGAGAAGTGATGATAGTAGATACTTTTTTAAGACCGTCAGGAAAAGTAAAAAAAGATGACAATGTATATGATGCTATGAGCGAAGGTGAATTTATAGAGAAAAATGAGAAAGTAAAAGTTGTTGGAAATAAAGGATATATACTGATTGTAAAAAAATTGGAGGGAGAATAA
- a CDS encoding DUF4342 domain-containing protein, with amino-acid sequence MITLEKIDQIVERTGVSYAQAKEALEKAEGDVVEAIIYIEQSSARFSKSVSDGFMLKKDEVIETLKDLIQKGNVTKIIIEKDAKKVLEVPVNIALSAGVLSLFLGTLLIPVVAVIGTGMYIGNFRIKVINDDGSEIDVNEETQRRLLELKNKVDISKKNEEKDDLIDITNEVINEADKETEDNKEDEEIKDEEK; translated from the coding sequence ATGATAACATTAGAAAAAATTGATCAGATTGTAGAAAGAACAGGTGTATCATACGCGCAAGCAAAAGAGGCTCTTGAAAAAGCTGAGGGAGATGTAGTAGAAGCTATAATATATATAGAGCAAAGCAGTGCGAGATTTTCAAAATCAGTTTCAGATGGTTTTATGCTAAAAAAAGATGAAGTTATAGAAACTCTGAAAGATTTAATCCAAAAAGGCAATGTTACAAAAATAATAATCGAAAAAGATGCTAAAAAAGTTCTTGAAGTACCTGTAAATATAGCTCTGTCTGCAGGAGTGTTGTCATTGTTTTTAGGAACATTACTTATACCTGTAGTAGCAGTGATAGGAACTGGAATGTATATAGGTAATTTCAGAATAAAAGTCATAAATGATGACGGTAGCGAAATAGATGTAAATGAAGAAACACAAAGAAGATTGTTGGAACTTAAAAATAAAGTTGATATAAGCAAGAAAAATGAAGAAAAAGACGATTTAATAGACATAACTAATGAAGTTATAAACGAAGCTGACAAAGAAACTGAAGATAATAAAGAAGATGAAGAAATAAAAGATGAAGAAAAATAA
- the recO gene encoding DNA repair protein RecO, which translates to MNVETEAVILKTQKYKEYDEIITVFTKKFGKVNMFARSSKRIKSPLLSGTQLFGYVDMEIDLRESGTKLFNSKIKKSYYKFSEDLSKYYFASYICELIEKTQQENQTDTRLFSMIIEVFEHIEKGNSNLKLLRLIFELQLLKSLGITPNLSNCNICNSTDTDILKHIDIYQGSIVCENCVKNNKLNVYRLDKNLIRFIKYVYNNDIDKSLNVKIADILLEQLDKFIQVYMCSHFGNLNINSYLIVKEEEKINDNIRKN; encoded by the coding sequence ATGAATGTAGAAACTGAAGCTGTAATATTAAAAACTCAAAAATATAAAGAATATGATGAGATAATAACAGTATTTACTAAAAAATTTGGGAAAGTAAATATGTTTGCACGTTCGTCAAAAAGGATAAAAAGTCCGTTACTTTCAGGTACTCAGCTATTCGGATATGTAGATATGGAAATAGATTTAAGAGAAAGCGGAACCAAACTTTTTAACTCAAAAATAAAAAAGAGCTATTACAAATTTTCGGAAGATTTGTCAAAGTACTATTTTGCAAGTTATATATGCGAACTTATAGAAAAAACTCAACAAGAAAATCAAACGGACACAAGATTATTTTCAATGATAATAGAAGTTTTTGAGCATATAGAAAAAGGAAATAGTAATTTAAAATTGTTAAGGCTAATTTTTGAGTTGCAACTGCTTAAAAGTTTAGGCATAACACCTAATCTAAGTAATTGTAACATTTGTAATTCTACTGATACAGATATTTTGAAACATATAGACATATATCAGGGAAGCATAGTTTGTGAAAATTGTGTTAAAAATAATAAACTTAATGTTTACAGACTTGATAAAAACTTGATTAGATTCATAAAATATGTGTATAATAACGATATAGATAAAAGTCTAAATGTGAAAATAGCAGATATTTTGTTGGAACAATTAGATAAGTTCATACAAGTATATATGTGTTCTCATTTTGGAAATTTGAATATAAATTCATATTTAATAGTAAAAGAGGAGGAAAAAATCAATGATAACATTAGAAAAAATTGA
- the tgt gene encoding tRNA guanosine(34) transglycosylase Tgt — translation MQKPLEFEVIKNCTHSKARYGKLKTLHNEFETPVFMPVGTNATVKSMSVDELKEINAQIILSNTYHLYLRPSDLIVKKAGGLHKFMNWDRSILTDSGGFQVFSLGDLRKIKEEGVYFRSHLDGSKHFMGPEESIAIQNNLGSDIMMSFDECAPYPASYEYIKDSYKRTSRWAKRGQIANKNPETQALFGIIQGGMYQDLRYESANELVEMDFLGYSIGGLSVGEPKPLMYEVLDYTVDLIPKEKPRYLMGVGSPDDLFEGVIRGIDMFDCVLPTRIARNGTAMTSNGKVVVRNATYQEDFTPLDEECDCHVCRNYSRAYIRHLIKANEILGARLITYHNLYFLINLMKNIRTAIKEDRLLQYKKDFFAKYYKI, via the coding sequence ATGCAAAAACCTTTAGAATTTGAAGTTATAAAAAATTGTACTCACAGCAAAGCGAGATACGGAAAATTAAAAACATTACACAATGAGTTTGAAACGCCGGTATTTATGCCTGTAGGCACAAATGCTACAGTAAAATCAATGTCAGTAGATGAATTGAAAGAAATAAATGCACAAATAATATTATCCAATACTTATCATTTATATTTAAGACCAAGTGATTTGATTGTGAAAAAAGCCGGCGGTTTGCATAAATTTATGAATTGGGACAGATCAATACTTACTGATAGTGGCGGTTTTCAAGTATTTTCACTTGGAGATTTGAGAAAAATAAAGGAAGAAGGAGTATATTTTCGTTCACATTTAGACGGTTCAAAGCATTTTATGGGGCCGGAAGAGTCTATAGCTATACAAAACAATCTCGGCTCTGATATAATGATGTCATTTGATGAATGTGCACCATATCCTGCAAGCTATGAGTATATAAAAGATTCTTATAAACGTACATCAAGATGGGCAAAAAGAGGACAAATAGCTAATAAAAATCCCGAAACTCAAGCATTGTTTGGTATAATACAAGGTGGAATGTATCAAGATTTGAGATATGAATCTGCAAATGAACTTGTTGAAATGGACTTTTTGGGGTATTCGATAGGAGGGTTATCTGTAGGAGAGCCTAAGCCGTTAATGTATGAAGTATTGGATTATACAGTAGATTTAATTCCCAAAGAAAAGCCGAGATATTTAATGGGAGTAGGAAGTCCTGACGATTTGTTTGAAGGAGTTATAAGAGGTATAGATATGTTTGACTGTGTACTTCCTACAAGGATTGCAAGAAACGGCACAGCTATGACCTCAAATGGAAAAGTGGTTGTTAGAAATGCAACATATCAAGAAGATTTTACGCCATTAGATGAAGAATGTGATTGCCATGTATGTCGCAATTATTCAAGAGCATATATAAGACATCTTATAAAAGCAAATGAAATACTTGGCGCAAGACTTATAACATATCACAATCTATATTTTTTAATAAATCTTATGAAAAATATAAGAACAGCTATAAAAGAAGATAGACTCTTGCAATATAAAAAAGATTTTTTTGCTAAATATTACAAAATATAG
- the queA gene encoding tRNA preQ1(34) S-adenosylmethionine ribosyltransferase-isomerase QueA: protein MKTNDFYYDLPEELIAQVPLEDRSASRLMVLDRNTGNVQHKIFKNIIDYVGKDDVLVFNNTRVLPARLFGKKKDTNANIEILLLKRIELNKWQILVKPAKRVKIGTQIYFGNGEMTADVLQEYDEGIRIVEISYNGVFEDIISKYGFMPLPPYIKEKLSDKERYQTVYSKINGSSAAPTAGLHFTKDLIESLKNKGVQVEYITLHVGLGTFRPVKSDNLEEHQMHSEYYNISEETKNRLNDAKKSGKRIIAVGTTTVRTLESSANGYGYIEKTQDDTNIFIYPPYDFKFVDSVITNFHLPKSTLIMMISAFAGKDNVFRAYAEAVKEKYRFFSFGDAMFIQ from the coding sequence TTGAAAACAAATGATTTTTATTATGATTTGCCTGAAGAGTTGATTGCTCAAGTCCCTCTTGAGGACAGAAGTGCATCAAGGCTTATGGTGTTGGATAGAAATACAGGTAATGTACAGCATAAGATATTTAAAAATATAATAGATTATGTGGGAAAAGATGATGTACTTGTATTTAATAATACGAGAGTTCTACCGGCAAGACTGTTTGGAAAGAAAAAGGATACAAATGCAAATATAGAAATATTGTTATTAAAAAGAATAGAGCTTAACAAATGGCAGATATTGGTAAAACCTGCAAAAAGAGTAAAAATAGGCACTCAGATATATTTTGGCAATGGTGAGATGACAGCTGATGTATTGCAAGAGTACGATGAGGGAATAAGGATAGTAGAAATTTCATATAATGGTGTTTTCGAGGATATAATTTCTAAATACGGATTTATGCCTCTGCCACCATATATTAAAGAAAAATTGAGCGATAAAGAAAGATATCAAACAGTGTATTCCAAGATAAACGGTTCATCAGCCGCACCTACAGCGGGATTACATTTTACAAAAGATCTGATAGAGAGTTTGAAAAATAAAGGTGTTCAAGTAGAATATATCACTTTGCATGTTGGGCTTGGGACATTTAGACCTGTGAAAAGTGACAATTTGGAAGAACATCAAATGCACAGCGAATACTATAATATATCTGAAGAAACGAAAAATAGACTTAATGATGCAAAAAAATCTGGTAAGAGAATAATAGCAGTAGGCACAACAACAGTTAGAACTTTAGAATCTTCAGCAAATGGTTATGGATATATAGAAAAAACTCAAGATGATACTAATATATTTATATATCCTCCATATGATTTTAAGTTTGTAGACTCTGTAATAACGAACTTTCATTTACCAAAGTCAACTTTAATAATGATGATAAGTGCATTTGCAGGAAAAGACAATGTATTTAGAGCATATGCGGAGGCTGTAAAAGAAAAATATAGATTTTTCAGTTTTGGAGACGCTATGTTTATACAATAA
- a CDS encoding SpoIID/LytB domain-containing protein: protein MKNLKLFFIVEVMFFAFAIFNINHVYAEDLLIFDQEVQVKESPIFDKSLQSNEIKDVKLKNIKAKDTQANDIQVKDVEAKDIQVNNIEVKDTKDIQVSSKKIAIGLKFDKTSVKELKFKSNGLSISNDVSTKLISTDKIFTAKPLQFVYVDENSDTESSSDFIFAESVDKFKNASLANKYSTQIKDAVGIYDSKSNLIITIPPKSDIYFISNDSSPIEVFDKKYRGGLKFINNNSMLAVINYLYVEDYLLGVVSKEMVSSWNLEALKAQAIAARSFAYSNYNKFSKYGFNLTDDTRSQAYGGFSAETDNTTKAVNETKGIVGYYEGKIAELIYNASSGGKTESSQNIWLSKIPYLIAQDDPYSIGNPYDNWSFSVTSSEIENIFKKRGKYIGTLQNVTIDDITSQGYVIKMTFNGSILSQTLKKDEIRGLFGSSKLKSLKFAMTNSSGTYNFSGSGYGHGIGMSQYGAKSMADKGYNYTQILEFYYPGVKLEQIK, encoded by the coding sequence ATGAAAAACTTAAAGTTGTTTTTTATTGTGGAAGTAATGTTTTTTGCGTTTGCAATTTTTAATATCAATCATGTTTATGCAGAAGATTTGCTGATTTTTGATCAAGAGGTTCAAGTGAAAGAATCACCGATTTTTGATAAAAGTTTGCAGTCAAACGAAATAAAAGATGTAAAATTGAAAAATATTAAGGCAAAAGATACACAAGCAAATGACATTCAAGTAAAAGATGTTGAAGCAAAAGATATTCAAGTAAATAATATTGAAGTAAAAGATACTAAGGATATACAAGTAAGTTCAAAAAAAATAGCTATAGGACTTAAATTTGACAAGACAAGTGTAAAAGAATTAAAATTTAAATCAAATGGATTGTCAATTTCAAATGATGTAAGCACAAAATTAATAAGCACAGATAAAATATTTACTGCAAAACCTCTGCAATTTGTATATGTGGATGAAAATTCAGATACAGAGAGTTCTTCTGATTTTATATTTGCGGAAAGCGTGGATAAGTTTAAAAATGCGAGTTTGGCAAATAAGTATTCAACTCAAATAAAAGATGCTGTAGGTATTTATGATTCAAAAAGTAATCTAATAATAACAATACCTCCAAAAAGCGATATATATTTTATTTCAAATGATTCATCTCCGATAGAAGTTTTTGACAAGAAATATAGAGGCGGATTAAAATTTATAAACAATAATTCAATGCTTGCAGTTATAAATTATCTTTATGTAGAAGACTATTTGTTAGGAGTTGTTTCAAAAGAAATGGTATCTTCTTGGAATTTAGAAGCATTGAAAGCACAGGCTATAGCGGCGAGAAGCTTTGCATATAGCAACTATAATAAGTTTTCAAAATATGGCTTTAATCTTACAGATGATACAAGAAGTCAAGCGTATGGCGGATTTTCAGCAGAAACTGACAATACTACAAAAGCTGTGAACGAAACAAAAGGGATTGTAGGTTATTATGAAGGTAAAATTGCAGAACTGATATATAATGCAAGTTCAGGTGGAAAAACTGAAAGCAGTCAAAATATATGGCTCAGTAAAATACCTTATCTCATAGCACAAGATGATCCATATTCAATAGGTAATCCATATGATAATTGGAGTTTTTCTGTTACATCATCAGAAATAGAAAATATCTTCAAAAAAAGAGGTAAATATATAGGAACATTGCAAAATGTTACAATAGATGATATAACTTCTCAGGGCTATGTGATAAAGATGACTTTTAACGGAAGTATTTTAAGTCAAACTCTAAAAAAAGATGAGATAAGAGGATTATTTGGAAGCTCAAAATTAAAAAGTCTAAAATTTGCTATGACAAATTCATCAGGCACATATAATTTTTCCGGTAGCGGTTATGGTCATGGTATAGGAATGAGTCAATACGGAGCAAAGTCTATGGCGGATAAAGGTTATAATTATACACAAATATTGGAGTTTTATTATCCTGGTGTAAAACTGGAACAAATTAAATAA
- the ruvB gene encoding Holliday junction branch migration DNA helicase RuvB, with translation MIENIDDRIINSSYKKEDENELDLRPKTLGEYIGQKKVVNQLDIFIKAAKSRSESLDHVLLYGPPGLGKTTLSHIIANEMNSNIKITSGPAIERAGDLAALLTNLQQGDVLFIDEIHRVNRSVEEVLYPAMEDYCIDIIIGKGPSARSIRLDIPKFTLIGATTRSGMLTSPLRDRFGVILNLELYDTEDLLKIILRSANILNIPIKKDAGIEIAKRSRGTPRIANRLLKRVRDYAQVLGDGVITTKIADEALHMLGIDSLGLDTMDTRILKAMIQNFDGGPVGIDTISASVGEDKETIEDVCEPFLIQNGFLIRTPRGRIVSDKVYEHFKISKRGK, from the coding sequence ATGATAGAAAATATAGATGACAGAATAATAAATTCGTCTTATAAAAAAGAAGATGAAAATGAGCTTGATTTAAGACCGAAGACTTTAGGCGAATATATTGGGCAAAAAAAAGTGGTAAATCAGCTTGATATATTTATAAAAGCGGCAAAGTCAAGAAGTGAATCGCTCGATCATGTCTTGTTATATGGACCACCGGGGCTTGGTAAAACTACACTATCACATATAATAGCAAATGAGATGAATTCAAATATAAAAATAACGTCAGGACCGGCGATAGAAAGAGCAGGAGATCTTGCAGCACTGCTCACAAATCTTCAGCAAGGAGATGTGCTTTTTATAGACGAGATACATAGAGTAAATCGTTCTGTTGAAGAAGTACTATATCCTGCGATGGAGGATTATTGTATAGATATAATAATAGGTAAAGGACCGTCAGCACGTTCTATAAGGCTTGATATACCTAAATTTACTCTAATAGGTGCAACAACAAGATCAGGTATGCTCACATCTCCACTTAGAGACAGATTTGGTGTTATACTTAATCTTGAACTTTATGATACTGAAGATTTGCTGAAAATAATACTTCGTTCAGCAAATATATTAAATATCCCTATAAAAAAAGATGCCGGTATTGAAATTGCCAAACGTTCAAGGGGTACTCCAAGAATAGCTAACAGGCTTTTAAAAAGAGTAAGAGATTATGCACAAGTATTGGGAGATGGTGTAATAACAACTAAAATAGCAGATGAGGCACTTCATATGCTCGGTATAGATTCATTGGGACTTGATACAATGGATACAAGGATATTAAAAGCTATGATACAAAATTTCGATGGAGGACCTGTAGGTATTGATACTATATCTGCATCAGTAGGCGAAGATAAGGAAACAATAGAAGATGTATGTGAGCCGTTTTTGATACAAAATGGATTTTTGATAAGAACACCGAGAGGAAGAATTGTTTCAGATAAAGTTTATGAACACTTCAAAATATCTAAAAGAGGAAAATAA
- the ruvA gene encoding Holliday junction branch migration protein RuvA yields the protein MLDYINGKVMQKGLGYVVVECNDIGYKLLVSQNTSYELNLDQINIIYTHLVVKEDAISLIGFSSITERDMFERLISISKIGAKTALSILSVYTPSDVAKFIKSSDIVSLSKISGLGKKTAERLILELKDKVDMFVNTDDVVLKPNNPVSSIDNLVTDEAAEALMMLGFTAKESQNAVQKAYDIKQSEDVQDIIKTALSLLKK from the coding sequence ATGCTTGATTATATAAACGGAAAGGTTATGCAAAAAGGGCTCGGATATGTTGTAGTGGAGTGTAATGATATAGGATACAAGTTGCTTGTTTCACAAAACACGTCATATGAGCTTAATTTGGATCAAATAAATATCATATATACACATCTTGTAGTTAAAGAAGACGCTATATCTCTTATAGGTTTCAGTTCTATAACGGAAAGAGATATGTTTGAGCGGTTAATCAGTATTTCAAAAATAGGTGCTAAAACTGCGCTCTCTATACTGTCTGTATATACACCTAGTGATGTAGCCAAGTTTATAAAATCATCCGATATAGTATCACTCAGCAAAATATCCGGTCTTGGTAAAAAAACTGCTGAAAGGTTGATATTGGAGCTTAAAGACAAGGTAGATATGTTTGTAAATACAGATGATGTAGTATTAAAACCTAATAACCCTGTTTCATCTATTGATAATTTAGTCACAGATGAAGCGGCAGAGGCTTTGATGATGTTGGGCTTTACAGCTAAAGAATCACAAAATGCTGTTCAAAAGGCTTATGATATAAAACAGAGTGAAGATGTTCAGGATATAATAAAAACAGCACTTTCTTTATTGAAAAAATAG
- the ruvC gene encoding crossover junction endodeoxyribonuclease RuvC encodes MIILGIDPGIAIVGYGIIEYKNNSFKVLSYGAITTPAKINLSSRIKSIYDDINTLLAKYDIDALAVEELFFNKNVKTAIDVAHARGVIMVACSNKGIPIFEYTPLQVKQGVVGYGRAVKKQIQEMVKIILNLPEIPKPDDVADGLALAICHCHSSNHSDIFRA; translated from the coding sequence ATGATAATATTAGGAATTGATCCGGGGATAGCTATAGTAGGCTATGGAATAATAGAATATAAGAACAACAGTTTTAAAGTTTTAAGTTATGGAGCTATAACTACACCTGCAAAAATAAATTTGTCAAGCAGAATAAAATCTATATATGATGATATAAATACACTGCTTGCTAAGTATGATATAGATGCCCTTGCTGTAGAAGAGCTGTTTTTTAACAAAAATGTAAAAACAGCTATAGATGTAGCACATGCAAGAGGCGTCATAATGGTAGCGTGCTCAAATAAAGGAATACCTATATTTGAATACACTCCATTGCAAGTAAAACAAGGTGTTGTCGGATACGGCAGAGCAGTAAAAAAACAGATTCAGGAAATGGTGAAAATCATACTTAATTTGCCTGAAATACCAAAACCTGATGATGTTGCAGACGGTTTGGCGCTTGCAATATGCCACTGTCACAGTTCCAATCACAGTGATATTTTCAGAGCATAA
- a CDS encoding pyridoxal phosphate-dependent aminotransferase, giving the protein MKSKHGANLFELAQKLGCNIEEFRDFSSNINPFGTSKKAIEKLSHNLDKVSIYPDPEYKDLKSSISNYCKCKTENILLGSGASSFINSFIKILSPKNSLVLSPAYSEYEKELLKINSNISKYFLKSENNFQINLDEFIDFINKNEINTAIICNPNNPTGTILTNTQIKQILQSTNCSLIIDETYIEFTDTDIYSCDSLCDFYDKLFVIRGTSKFFASPGIRLGYAITSNRNVIESFEKYYNILWDINIFADIMGQEMFEDVDFQKDTFDRITKQRNFIFEELSKIDFFKPYKTYGNFILVEIKDKDTKASNLYDYLLQNKIIIRDCSSFDGLNDRYFRVCILKEDDNEDLIKQIKNFINGRI; this is encoded by the coding sequence ATGAAATCAAAACATGGAGCTAATCTTTTTGAACTTGCACAAAAACTTGGTTGTAATATAGAAGAATTCAGAGATTTCAGTTCTAATATAAATCCTTTCGGTACAAGTAAAAAGGCTATTGAAAAACTGTCACATAATCTTGATAAGGTTTCTATTTATCCGGATCCTGAATATAAAGATTTAAAAAGCAGTATATCAAATTATTGTAAATGTAAAACAGAAAATATATTATTGGGTTCAGGAGCGAGCAGTTTTATAAATTCATTTATAAAAATACTGTCTCCCAAAAATTCCTTAGTTTTGTCACCTGCCTATTCAGAATATGAAAAAGAGCTTTTAAAAATAAATTCAAATATTTCAAAGTATTTTTTGAAATCGGAAAATAATTTTCAAATAAATTTAGATGAATTTATAGATTTTATAAATAAAAACGAGATAAATACAGCTATAATATGTAATCCCAATAATCCTACAGGAACTATACTTACAAATACGCAAATAAAACAGATTTTGCAAAGCACAAACTGCTCACTTATAATAGACGAAACATATATAGAATTTACAGACACCGATATATATAGTTGTGACAGTTTATGCGATTTTTATGATAAACTGTTTGTAATTAGGGGAACAAGCAAGTTTTTTGCATCCCCTGGAATAAGATTGGGATATGCCATTACGTCAAACAGGAATGTTATAGAAAGTTTTGAAAAATACTACAATATACTTTGGGATATAAACATATTCGCTGATATAATGGGACAAGAAATGTTTGAAGATGTTGATTTTCAAAAAGATACTTTTGACAGAATAACAAAGCAAAGAAATTTTATATTTGAAGAATTATCTAAAATAGATTTTTTCAAGCCTTACAAAACGTATGGTAATTTTATACTTGTAGAGATAAAAGATAAAGATACAAAAGCAAGTAATCTTTATGATTATCTTTTGCAAAATAAAATAATCATAAGAGATTGCAGTAGTTTTGATGGGCTTAATGATCGTTATTTTAGAGTATGTATATTAAAAGAAGATGATAATGAAGATTTAATAAAACAAATAAAAAATTTTATAAATGGTAGAATATGA
- the cobK gene encoding precorrin-6A reductase, which yields MSRIWVIGGTVETYKVCDELLHNNKDIIVSVATDYGYEEFAKFKQFLVKGRMDKMQMIEFCQNNCINKIVDVSHPYAKDVSKNAMEVSDELCIKYYRYERTDIQVLQKYDKMYYADDHIDAINLAKKFNFKRVFLTTGIKDVDKYIDANFDELFIRILPRSEQIAYFENKGYKSKNIIAMQGPFTKNMNIETIKHINADVMITKQSGKEGGFDEKVLSCIDTEISVIIIKRPLLKYENRFDNIDFMIKNIILGDE from the coding sequence ATGAGCAGAATATGGGTAATAGGCGGTACTGTAGAAACATATAAAGTTTGTGATGAATTATTGCATAATAACAAAGATATAATTGTAAGCGTAGCTACTGATTACGGATACGAAGAATTTGCAAAATTTAAGCAATTTTTGGTAAAAGGCAGAATGGATAAAATGCAAATGATAGAGTTTTGTCAAAATAATTGTATAAATAAAATAGTAGATGTATCTCATCCTTATGCAAAAGACGTATCTAAAAATGCTATGGAAGTATCTGATGAACTTTGTATTAAATATTACAGATATGAAAGAACGGATATACAAGTTTTACAAAAGTATGATAAGATGTATTATGCAGATGATCATATAGATGCAATAAATTTGGCTAAAAAATTTAATTTTAAGAGAGTTTTTTTGACAACAGGTATAAAAGATGTAGATAAATATATAGATGCCAATTTTGATGAGCTATTTATAAGAATATTGCCACGCAGTGAGCAAATAGCTTATTTTGAAAATAAAGGCTATAAATCCAAAAATATAATAGCAATGCAAGGACCGTTTACAAAAAATATGAATATAGAAACTATAAAACATATAAATGCAGATGTTATGATAACAAAGCAAAGCGGTAAAGAAGGAGGATTTGATGAAAAAGTATTATCTTGCATAGACACAGAAATATCTGTTATAATTATAAAAAGACCATTATTAAAATATGAAAATAGATTTGACAACATTGACTTTATGATAAAAAACATAATCTTAGGAGATGAATGA